The following DNA comes from Solea senegalensis isolate Sse05_10M linkage group LG10, IFAPA_SoseM_1, whole genome shotgun sequence.
GAGTATGGTGCCGGAGCCTCGCCGTCATCCTGCTGTTTTACTGTCTTGCCTTATTCACACAACCTGATGACCTTTAAACAGCATTGTTTTATTAGGCTTTTAACAGTTTAAGGAATGGGGGAAATATACTGCAGTTCTGCTTCATGGGCCTTTTTGCTATAGAGCTGCCCAAGGAAGGCATATAGGTAGAAAGATGAACCAGAGGAAGCGCGTCGAACGAAACAGGCGAAACAGGCCTGATGCATATATGTCGCTGTGGAACACCGTCTTCCTGCGGCGCCTCCATCATTGTTAGCGACTGTCCTTGGATCGACACCTGTGGGAGCACTTTGTGTTTGGCTCTTTTTTCTTAGTTTACATTTGGTTAATCACTTTATTGTGGCTGTAGCAAGTATCACAATGGATCCTGACAAATTTGTGTTAGTGTTGGTAACTGGAGGCATTGATGTGTCTCTCTCATGTCGGAGATACAAAATGAATGTTTAGCTCTCAAGGTCTGTCTGTGCAGCTGACAGCTATGAGGTCCAGTCAAAACACAACCATCAGCTGAGGGCAGAATCTATttggtgtctgtctgtttctctcttttttctgtctctctcctttgcccgctctctctgcctcactctcttattgtctgtctgtctgtctgactctctctctctctctccttactATGTGAATTGACAAAGTTCAGCCCTAAGCTTTGCCTGGGGCCAGAATGATCTCTCTGTTTTTCCCATCTCCCGTATCACACATCCTGCACTACAATCGACGGACACAATGTATTCACAAAGCCATCGGGGGgtagagaacacacacaaataaaaactgacaAAGACGTCCATGATTGCTTGTAACATGATATGTGGTTTGAGAGGTGTGTAGGGGCAGtagctttaaaacaaaaagaatgtgAGCAGCACTGTCTCTGGTCGTAATAGTAAAAAGTGACTTAATGTCAGGACTTGTTAATTTTACAAATGGCCGCAGATCACCTGTTACATATTTTCCCGTTTTCTCGTGGGACTTCCAGCCAGTATGTGAGGATCAAAGGGAAAGTAGGCAGAGGACTAAGTTTGATTGAGTATGGTACTTTTGACAAATGTGTACAACAGAAAGGCATTTTAGGTATGTTACtgatctgctgctgttttgacAGAATGGGGCTGTTTGTGGACTAAATTATTCTGATCTATTTAAAGGGTTTCAGGCAGCTGGGAAACTTGAGAGAGTGGGTGGAAGTCTGcagtttaaagttttttttttgttgttgtttgattgaGACTGGggtgacttcctgtcctgtggTGTTCTGGAGCTGTTTCCTGTCAGTAAGAGCCCCCTGCCGAGGGGCCGTGTTGGTTTAAGGGCGTCAAGGTCCAGTTAAAATAGTGTGCACATGTCAAGAAACTCTTGTCATGTTGTGACGCAGtttaactctctcctctcccactCCTCCCGCATTTCCAACTGACTTCAAATATCTCTGCCGAAGTGTGATCAAAGGATGTGGCATCTCTTTAACTggataataaataaactttgtCAATATGTCATGTTTTAGAACGGCAACTCTAATGTggattatttctttattgtctaTAGAAGaacatttgaaattaattaaGTCAGTCACAACTGACTTACCTCCAGTGcttcctttattttccttttgttgttggatttttgtcttgttgttgtctttgaacAATGCAAAAACCTTTCCTGTAATCTTTACAGTAAGCACTGAGGGACCACCCATGTAGACAatttcctctcccctccctggATTGCACTCGTCTCTTTGTGcatacagcaataaaaaaaaaaacaaagcagttatGAAAAACCATGTAAACATTGCTTTCGTAATCTTAAAGATCTTAATCACACATTCTAATATTTCTTCATGAATCAGTATCATGTCCAATGTTGCATATGCTCCATGAAGTGCATAGTATTATCTGTGCATGTGAATTTAAACATATTAGTTTCAGAGAAAAGGAACCTAATTTCCACCTGATgagaataaaaaacactgtGCTTGCTATGACCCCGCGATGGACtgagctttttttaatttaacatagCGCCTACGGCAAGGTtgtacattttcttcttcttttttctagAGACCGAGCAGTCATGTGAGTATGAGGGTCAGACCCAGGTAGAGTTTTTAATGACACATCCTGTTTACTCCTCTGCGACTGGGTGTGATCTGGCTCCCAGACGGTTTCTCCAGCTATGGAAGCCAGACCTGGAATATGCACTTTCCAGGTTTCCTGTTATTGGCATCCAAAAAATAATGCAAAGATTTTACTTGATacacagtagtttttttttttgttttgtttttttttaggtttacaTATTATCACTCTTGCATGTAAGGCCTATTTAAACGCATCAAAAACAGACCGTGCTTTCAGCAGCACTTGAGGAGAATAGCTCatgggacagaggagaggagacggagagagtGCGAGACACTGAAAGGCTCTGTTTTACAGGCAGCCACAGCACCTTCCTGCTTAATCACCCCCCTGTCCCTGCCCCTGTCTGTTGTTCCTGATCGTCATAGTAGCACTGCAGTATTTCTATCAGATGATCTCTCCCTGCTCGTCTGCGGCCCTTATGTTTATGAAAATGATACTCCACAGGAATGCCTCTTGCAAGCCAAGATGTCACTGTCTTCCCTCATCGCTTGCATCAATGTGTAtgtatgagtgtgtttgtttgtgtttgtgtctacgtgtgtgtgtgtggggggtgttCATTATTTGAGGTTGTGTATCTTCTGCATTTGTGCCTTATATTTACTGtagcatgtgtgttttcaagagCGTGTTACTGCGATTTCCATGTGAGCCGTGACTGAGATGTTGATTGTGTGTATGCGTACCTCCTACCCTTCTTATCCACAGCCCCTCCCCAAAGGAATCATTCATGGAACCTAATGATTCTTGTCTTTTCCCCACATGGTTTCACCTCACTTTATCATtacaagcgcacacacaaacacacactttctcactCTGACTCACACATGGACCACAAAAACTCATATGTTGGTCCTACACCGTGTGCCGAGATATTAGTTAAGACTGCATCCAACAGTATTGTTGTATTCAtaatcatcttcttttttttattctaaggGAGCCTCTATACTCCCATCACCTTTTATTAGCTTGATAAATCACCTCTGTTGTCAGTCAAGCCAGGGAGAATAATTGGATGTGGTTGTCGCCCTGTGTGATGGATTATCAGTCATTGGGGATTAAATTAACAGATAGTGCTCAGACataatggtttttgttttgcattttaaattgcCTGGGAGCACAGTTAGACTCTGTAGGTTTTATAGTTAGTCCTTTTTTACACACCACCCCCACTCCTGCACTATCTTGGCTTAATGACAAATGAACAATAACCTATAGggctgtgtttttattaggATGTAATTTAAAACGGTTACTATGCAGTCAATGTGCGGAGAAAGACAAAGTAAGACTTACAGATGTGATAGTGCGACATGACATTGAatacagtagtagtagtttgaTTAATGACGGTGTGGAGAAATAtgtggaatatttttttttgttgttttggatgAGAAAGGCAACCTGACAACTTGGTCAACAACATGCCAGGCTCACCTGAAGCAAACTGACATCTGTGACCAGCTCGTCAGGACACAAACATATTATCCACCTCATCCTGCCTGGATTTCCTCTTTCCAGTGATTATCTGACACGAATACCATGTAGATCGGCGGAAGTGAAAGTTAAGCAAAAGGGAAGAGGGTGTGGGCAGTCGCCTGAGCACTGGTGGGAGTGAGATATCTTCCCCTGCATGTTTGCCCGTGCATGAGCGATTTACCTCCTCACCaccttcttcatctcctccccAAACCCCCCCTCTCCTCCACATCCACATTATCATAATTGTGTCCAGAACATGAGGGGCCAGGGAAGTgatcatgtcattttatttacaccCTGCTTGGCCCTTTTTACAAACGACATGCCACTGACTGCCAAGCGAACTGGGGCCCGACGACATCTTTTGATCAGGGCTGTCGGTGCCTATCAGCGGAGAATGGCAGGTAATGGATACCCAGTGACAAACCAAATCTCCGGGAGGACGAAGAGTGGGCCGCACCTGCCAGGTCTCCATTAGACTAGCCTCTCAGTGGGGCTGCCTGCTGACTGCGCCCCCAGGGCCCAAATCAGACCAGCGCCAGCCACATGGCCGCCTCGAGATTGGCTGTTAGCACTGGAAATGAGAGTTATTTcagctatgacatttttgtttagaatggatgtgtgtgtgtgtgtgtttgtgtgcaaatgcACAGACTCAACTGTGTAAGTGCACGAACCATTAAAGACTATAGAGCTCCTTTCTGCAGCATTTGTCTTAGTTTACAATAATGTCCATACAGCCTCAGACCTGTCCACAGGCCATCCACTGTTTCacagattatttgtttttctccaaGTTTAGTGGTTTAGTGAGTGAGGTGGACAGCAAATGGGGGGAGGTGGTACTGCAGAGGGAGGGGTGAGTCGGCCTTAGGTGGATCagctcaccacacacacacacacacacacacatgcttatcATCTCTTCCCATGTGAGTAGTGGGCCACAGCATGCAAAGTGACAGGGTTGCTTATGCATTGCCGTCTTGTTGACAATCCTCACTTTCATCTTATTCTTATCTCAGGCTCCCTCTATTCCTGccttttttgttcatttcatttgaaaattatTTCTATTAGGTTTGCATTACATTTAACACCTGTTTGGACTGTTGATGTTCATTTGTAATAATGCAGCTTGCGCACTGACTGTCTCACTTCACCCCAGTCCAGATGACAATGTCTGTTGAACATATCAGAATTTCACAACAAATGtctctcaccttttttttttaaattcttagcGATAtgctctttgtctctctctctctctctctctctcgctcgctctgtgtgtgtgtgtgtgtgtgtaatcagagAAGAGGCAGATGAAGAGGCGTCAGACATATTAACTGACAGATGGAGGTTGATCCAACTCATTTATTACCCCAGAGGAGAATGCCACAGTGAGATTGGGCTTCATTAATTTCAGatttagttttcatttcaaGCTGTTGCGCCctgagataaataaaatggcGCATTATGTTTTTGCCaagatatttcttttttgttttcctccaatAGAAGGAGTGAAAAGAGGGGAGGCATAAGTTCCGTGTGGCTGGGGTAGTATATAAATACAGGCTCGCCTAGAGGAAAATAACACCTCAACGGTTGATGAGGTGAAATGGGATGACTGTAATTTCTCAGCTCAGCTTTAAAGGCTCCCACACAGATGGCTCATTTATCCCTGGGAGTCCTCGGGCACACATAGCAGGGAAACTTTTTCTCCAGTTATTCTAACGTGGCGTTTTCACTCCCTGCAATTTAActcatctctttctttctctctttgtttccatTCTCCTTGCAGCCTATTCTCCCGAGGAGCTGACAGAGCACACCGTGGAGGGTGAGGAAGCAGAAGTGGACGACCTTCCCTCAGCCCCTCAGGATGACCCTCCAAAGAAAGATGAGTTTGTGGAGCAAAGTGTAGAGCCTGTCAAGGATCAGGCATGTGACCAGCAATCAGCTGGAGTTGCAGAGCTCTCGGGACAAGAGATGGACAGTGAGTCACATGTCAGTGAGACCAGTGACCGGCTCTCAGACTTTGAGAGCCCCTCCAGAAATGCCGAGGGCAGCTTGGGCACAGCACCTCTGAATGGTGGCACCAAGACACCTCCCATAGGCATGGACACCTTAGAACAAATGAAGGCTATCTACTCCAGCTTCCTCACCAGCCCCTTGTGGTCACCAGTAAACTTCAATTCTACACAGCCACAGGTGCAGCCGCCAGCTCCTGCAGAGAAGCCAACTCGCAGCAATAGCActagtagcagtagtagctgCAGCAGTGGTAGCTATGACTGGCACCAGACTGCAGTAGCAAAGACATTACAACAGCATCCTCCCCCAAGCCGTCATTCTGCTCAGTCTGAGCCCAGCCTCTTTAGTACAGTCCAGCTCCATAGACAAAACCCAAAACTTTTTGGATCAATCTTCACTGGGGCCAGTAAATTCCGCTGTAAGGGCTGTAGTGCTGCTTATGACACCTTGGTGGAGCTGACGGTTCACATGAACGATACAGGCCACTACCGCGATGACAACCACGACAAGGCAGGCAGTGGTGCGAAACGCTGGTCTAAACCACGGAAGCGGTCCCTTTTGGAGATGGAAGGGAAGGAGGATGCCCAGAAAGTTTTGAAGTGCATGTATTGTGGTCACTCCTTTGAATCTCTCCAGGACCTCAGTGTCCATATGATTAAGACCAAACATTACCAGAAAGTGCCTCTGAAGGAGCCCATGGCCCCTGTGGCAGCCAAAATAATGTCCTCTAAGAAAAGAGGACTTGTGGGGTTGGACCTCACTGCCTCACTACGTTCTAAAGAAGAAACCTCCAAAGCTATGCACCCACAGACAGACCTGAGTGAACCCTCGCAGAAACCCTCCTCCAGCCCCTACACCACCACAAATAACCGCTACGGCCACCAAAATGGTGGTAGCTATGCTTGGCAGTTTGAATCCAACAAGTTCCAAATTCTTAAGTGTATGGAGTGTGGCAGTTCCTATAATACACTGCAGGAGCTGAGAACCCATATGATGGTGACAGGACACTTTCTGAGGATGACCAGTACTTTAGGAAAGAGGATCAAAACGCTTCCTGAGGCCACCTCTCCCAGTCGTGGGAAGGTTGCCACACCTACTGAACAAACGGTCCAGTCTGTCCCACTGGCACCCTCTactttctctcctccccctcttcagACTACCACAACTCCCCCTGCCAACTCCCCTCCTCTCAAAGAGATCAAGAAGGAGGAGTTTGAGGAGGAGTGCACTCAAAAAGAGACTGTTGCAAAGGAAAAGCTAGTTGCAGTTTCTGTTGGGAAGGAGGAAGATTCtgagaaggaggaaaaatatGACATCTCAAAGTATAACTATCTTACTGAAGAGGATCTTAAAGAAAGCCCTAAAGGGGGCTTTGATATACTCAAATCACTGGAAAATACTGTGACATCAGCCATCAACAAGGCTCAGAGTGGGAACCCAAGCTGGGGGGGCTACCCAAGCATCCATGCAGCCTATCAGTTCCCTAGTGCTTTGAAACTCCACCAGGGCAGCATGGAAAAGAATTCCCCAATGAAGTTCTTGTTTAATGGAGGGGATCGAGAATTATCCAAGAACCAACCCCTTATTTCTCCACCACTTAGTCAATCCTCCCCCTTTCCCAGCAACAACTTCCAGGCAATAGAAGATTTAGTGAAAAAAGTGACCGAGAAAGTAGCAAAGGTAGAGCAAAGGGTGAAGCAGTTGTCCCCCGAGAGGGAGAACCCCACCTCCCCTTGCAGTAGTGAAGCTGAAGAGTCACAGAAGGGCCGAGAGGCTGACTCGCCTCGGGAGTGGAGGGCAGTCACCCCAGCCAATAGTGACAGGGGAAGCCTTAGCGACAGAGCATCCCCAGCAACAGAATCCAAAAGAGAGATGGCAGTCAAGTCCCCTCACGCCTCTACACTGAGATGCAGCACCACCATTATTACTGGCCATACTCCTCCAGAGCAGCCCTTTGTCAACCCTCTAAGTGCTCTTCAGTCAGTAATGAACATTCATTTGGGGAAAGCAGCCAAGCCTTCCTTGCCAAACCAAGATCCCCTGAGCCTGCTGTCTAGGCTCAGCCAGAGCATGGCTGAGAGGGCTGCTGTGGCTGCCCCTCCCTCACAAATCAAAAAGCAGGAAACTGTAGTTGATAATAGTTTTGGCCAGCCCAGTGATGACCAGCCTATGGACCTCACAAAAGGGAAAAGTGAAAGGGGAGCCTCTGTCGGCTCTGCCCCCCTAACTCCCTCATCTACAGCCTCTTCCATCTCTCCTGCTTCTCTTGTTACTCCAGCAAAACTAACAGTGGTCTCACCTTACACATCCACGAGCCCTCTACATGAAAATGCATTGTCAGATATTTCAGACATGCTTAGGAACCTGACACAGTCCCACCATGTCCCAAAGCCGCCCCCACGGTCCAGGGTCACAGATAAAGCTGAGGTTGTGGGGTCCACTCATGACGATGACGAGGCGTCCCTGCATGGCCACAAGCGTAAAGGCCGTCACTCCAACTGGAACCCCCAGCACCTCCTCCTTCTGCAGGCCCAGTTTGCCTCAAGCCTGAGGCAGACGTCAGAAGGAAAGTATATCATTAATGACCTCAGCCCACAGGAAAGAATGCACGTATCTCGTTTCACAGGTCTCTCTATGACCACCATCAGCCACTGGCTGGCTAACGTTAAGTACCAGCTAAGGAGAACGGGCAGAACCAAGTTCCTAAAGAACCTTGACTCAGGTCAGCCCACCTTCTTCTGTAGTGACTGTGCCTCGCAGATCCGGACTCCAGCAGCTTATGTGTGTCACCTGGAAGCCCACCTAGGCTTCAGAATCAAGGACTTGGCCAAGCTGTATCACAAACAGACTGTGAGGGACCCCCAATGTCTCACTGAGAAACTGGTGCCCTTGGAGTCCCTCCTTTCCCCACAGTCACAGGATGACTGCAGTAGTAACGGGGCAGTGTACCGCTGCCAGCTCTGTGTCCGTAAATTTGCCACCAAGCACGCCATCAAGCTTCACCTCAGCAAGAGCCATGGAAAGTCTCCAGAGGACCATCTGCTATATGTGTGTGAACTAGAGAAGCACTGAATTACTCTCAGCAGTCAACATACATGTAGAGTTCATATGtagaattaatgaaaaaaaaaaaacagagtatATGAAAAGTGTGTTAATGCACAAAGATGCCATGAACTACTGTTAAAAATGTCAGCACAAAGTGTTTACATCTATTCGGCCTACAAACATTTCTGACTTATCTGTTTCAAAAGACACTTATTTCACATCAAAATATGTGGTAAGACAAAGATTTCCTGCCCCAACTGTTGTCAGCTTTGTTGTCTCCCTCACTTAGTGTACAACCATGTGAGACAATGGAGGACAGGTTCATTACCACAGTGAATCTCTTGACTGTAAGGTCAGCTAGTAACTTGAAATGTATTAACTATcgtatttattttgtatttttgtgagtTTGGTTTTGATTTGCTGGTAGACTGCATGTACAACACGTTTAACTGTTATGTTTGTGCAGTCCTTTCCTGTCCTGTTCAGATTTTAAATTGGTCTCTGGTTATTTTTCAACACGTTAAAAACAGCCAAATGCCTGGGAAAGCTCCTTTAAAAGAACCTGCCAAACAGCAaatcttcttgtttttattgttttctctgtACAGCCTATTGGTTTTCTCACTGATTGTAAAAGTTGCCTTGTTCTTTATCATTGAGTAAGGGGCACTTAAAATCCAGgtctgtgtaaaaatgtatatatagtgtataagCGTACTTGCTGTTTAAATTATGCATACTTGGTATATTTCCTAATTTAAGAGGACAATGACTATCCACTGGTGCAGAGCCCTTGAAAAAGATTAAAAGGACACTGTTTTGCACAATAgttttataaatgttatttgataaaaaaaaaaaacaatacaaatatgtTAATGCCTTGTGCTTCTATGATTAAATTGAAATAACTGCTGCATAAAACATATGTTGTCTTTCATATCTGCCAGTCTGATGAATGTGTAAGGTCAAGGTGTATAATGTCTTTTACAAAGCAATATTTCAACAAGCAAACTTTCAATGGTGTGGTTAATGAGGACAGAAAAACTGACTTATCACAATATTGCTCAATATGTAGTTTCCTGGTGTAATTCAAGTTTTCACTTCAATCCTGCacttaaaaagaagaaaggccCTCCCACATTACATTATAGTAACTAAACATTTACAACCAAGCCACATCTGCAGACACCCTGACCAGAGCTCAAGACCCCTTAGCGTTTATCTCTGTAGTTGTCTTCACAACCGCAATTTGTCTACATATTCCTGGTGATTTCTGTGTCGTTGCATTGTTGTGGGGCGGACCTGTGAGGTACGAGCACTGCCACTGCCTGCAAGGCGTCTGGCAGGTGGTGTGTGCTGCATGTAAACCACCAGATGTTTCTGAAACGAgccactggaggaggaggaggaggcaggcgGGCTGCAACAGCAGGCAGAGTGGGCTGATTACCACGGGGGCTTGGATGCCATCAGGAGCCCTGGGCACAGACAGCAGATCTGGCACACACCTGGACTCCAAGACTGTCCCTTGGAAAAAATAAAGTGGTTCCTATATACGCGCACTGAGACAAGCTGACAGCGGTGCAGAATGCGCAGACAGGTGCTATTCCCTCAAAGCAGGCTTTTGGATCTAACAATATTACTGGCAGGTGTTGATGCTATCAGAGTAGTCACAGTTCGGGCTCAGTGCCATGTAATGAGAAAGTTTTTATGATGTGCTGCATGCATGataaaggcacacacacacacacacacacacacatacacataaactgCACAGATTTTCTACCATCTACCTTTGTCTTATTTGAAGATGCCTGGGGACACCATGTTCTTTGTGTTTGATGTTCCCAGGCTTTGCTTGtcatgactgactgactgagtgacttGGGGCCGGGGAAGTTATCTGGTTACTATGGTGACGGCCATTTGCCCAGCCTCTAACCCTGCTCGCTCACTCAACAGAGGACAGCTCGAGTGCAGCACACCCATTTACTCTCTTAAATCTCATCATCTCGCTTCAGTTCCTCCCACCCGGGAACAGattaattaacacacacacactgtgtcctgACCCCGTCTTCTCACACAAACTCATTACCGCCTCAGACTTGCTCCCGGCCCTTCAACGTTTAGGATACATTGGTCTAACGTTGTGGGAGAACCCAGTGATGACTCACAAAGGATGATAATTGAAAGATGGGATTCAGACCAGTGGCCATTGataatgcaaatgaaaaaggCTGAGCTGTCTTATTGAATATCTTGTCAGTTTTCGTGGTTACAGCATCCATGCAGGTTCAAAATAATCTCTCCGACATTATCATTTCTTCCTCAACACTGTAAGCGCTGATGAATGCCTTCGGCTTGGTAAAGGACTCGGGGTGAGGATGGTTGGAGGCGTTAATGAGATAGTTGACACTTTGGGGGTTAATGAGCGGCTGGAGGGAGAGGGCTAAATGATTGGACTTTTGCTTGGATGCACATTATAGTGGCTTCTAAGAGCCGAGCGATGTAGAAACCGTGGATATGCTGTAGCCTGTTATTtagcatgaaaaacacaaaactcctctcaattgtattttactgtgatAATAAAGAGGAGATTAGATGTATTATCCATTGTTCTTTTGTCTTGAGTATCCTTGAGGCTGGGTAGTTATAGACGCCGATGCGCCTCAGTGCTCCTAAAACAAAGTCAGCAGTGAAGGGGGAAGAAAAGAGGCGGACAGGACAGGGATAGGATGGGAGGAGAATGAGTCCCCCCACTCCTCTACTCCACAGATCTCCCATCAGCTCTTGTCATCCTTCTAATGAATATCAGTTAAATTGCTCTGTGGATCTTAGGAGTTTGGATGTCAATGTgatttgtgtgagtgtggcGGATGGAGGGGCCCAGACTAATGAAAGGCGAGCAAAGCCTGACAGAGTGATGAGCATCAAGCCCATCAGACCAATCACACGAGAGTGGCTGACAGcgccgacagacagacagctgaggAGACGAGGTTTCGTAtttaggaaaagaaaatggctgcagAAATGGTGGCAGATGTCTTAAGAGCACACTGACAGATATCACTCCTGTCTTGGCGTGCATGCACTTTTGTGTAAACTGATGGGTCACAAGTATGCTGCTGTGAAAAACCATAAATTGTCATTTCAGTAAGATTTATAGAAGCCGGCTCTCTTCTAGTTTTAATGTTTCACGTTAATCAGAGGGGGTCTTAAAAATATCAACAGGTTACGAGGATAAAATGGATTAACcactaataaaaaaagaaacaacaaatcaaatgtaactCTAATGTGTCTGACCTGACATCGCCATTTCATAAACAACCATGTCATTGGCTACATGTGAGCTTTGAGTCCGCCAAACTCCATGAGTGCCAGGATTGAAGATGATGTACATGTTGATCTTTTATGCAGCGTCCTTACATGAAGTAAAGTCAAATCCTCTGACTGCAGGTCAGCAGTCATGTGAAGCTGGCTTCacatttgacctctgacccctgtcTCTAATGTATGGAAACCAATATGAAGGTCACTGGCCTGTCTTCATTTGTgccagaaataaatgaatatatattcatatatggtatatgtatacacagaaCTACTTTAAAACAAGTCAAGCAAATACAACAGATCAAccaaggaagaaaaagaaaagattacaaaaacccacacacaaaaaagatatAGCACAGTTGCATAAGCGTTTTGAAAAAATAATCTCTTgtcaatactttttttaaatcgtCCCAAACTTCAGTAAAGAGTACATGCACATGTCTGGTGGAAATTAATTTGTCTAATTTAAGATGATATAAAACATCCCACACCCACTGAGAGTAAGACAGTGGAGAAGCCAACTTCTAATtcaacaaagtgctgtacatcagcaGGCTAGGCGAGAAGTCGGTAAAACAACCTTACTTTATAGAGCTATTAGTTTGATATTGTTCTGGGATTACACCAAATAAAGGCATCAAGGGATTGGAATGGTCCCAAGAGTCAAAGATATCTGAAGACTATTTGAAATGTTGTGATCAAGATCAAGAGCAAAACCACACAGTGTCAGAGAGGGAGGCTGGTTCTGGTTTACTTCATGGACAGGTTGGATCAGAATCAGGAAAAGTGTTACTGTCTCTCCCAACCGGAACCAATGGGTCCAATATGCACGTTTTCCATAGTATTCAGAGTTTATGGATAAGAAAATAATGTAAGATTATATTGCATAATGTCATTTAAGTCATTCACCCAGAGGGCCCTTTTTATGTTGATACTATTATAAATTCTGGCGATGCTACCTTTTACGGTTAtagtgtaaatatttaaaatactcTCAAGAATAGT
Coding sequences within:
- the tshz3a gene encoding teashirt homolog 3: MPRRKQEAPKRAAAYSPEELTEHTVEGEEAEVDDLPSAPQDDPPKKDEFVEQSVEPVKDQACDQQSAGVAELSGQEMDSESHVSETSDRLSDFESPSRNAEGSLGTAPLNGGTKTPPIGMDTLEQMKAIYSSFLTSPLWSPVNFNSTQPQVQPPAPAEKPTRSNSTSSSSSCSSGSYDWHQTAVAKTLQQHPPPSRHSAQSEPSLFSTVQLHRQNPKLFGSIFTGASKFRCKGCSAAYDTLVELTVHMNDTGHYRDDNHDKAGSGAKRWSKPRKRSLLEMEGKEDAQKVLKCMYCGHSFESLQDLSVHMIKTKHYQKVPLKEPMAPVAAKIMSSKKRGLVGLDLTASLRSKEETSKAMHPQTDLSEPSQKPSSSPYTTTNNRYGHQNGGSYAWQFESNKFQILKCMECGSSYNTLQELRTHMMVTGHFLRMTSTLGKRIKTLPEATSPSRGKVATPTEQTVQSVPLAPSTFSPPPLQTTTTPPANSPPLKEIKKEEFEEECTQKETVAKEKLVAVSVGKEEDSEKEEKYDISKYNYLTEEDLKESPKGGFDILKSLENTVTSAINKAQSGNPSWGGYPSIHAAYQFPSALKLHQGSMEKNSPMKFLFNGGDRELSKNQPLISPPLSQSSPFPSNNFQAIEDLVKKVTEKVAKVEQRVKQLSPERENPTSPCSSEAEESQKGREADSPREWRAVTPANSDRGSLSDRASPATESKREMAVKSPHASTLRCSTTIITGHTPPEQPFVNPLSALQSVMNIHLGKAAKPSLPNQDPLSLLSRLSQSMAERAAVAAPPSQIKKQETVVDNSFGQPSDDQPMDLTKGKSERGASVGSAPLTPSSTASSISPASLVTPAKLTVVSPYTSTSPLHENALSDISDMLRNLTQSHHVPKPPPRSRVTDKAEVVGSTHDDDEASLHGHKRKGRHSNWNPQHLLLLQAQFASSLRQTSEGKYIINDLSPQERMHVSRFTGLSMTTISHWLANVKYQLRRTGRTKFLKNLDSGQPTFFCSDCASQIRTPAAYVCHLEAHLGFRIKDLAKLYHKQTVRDPQCLTEKLVPLESLLSPQSQDDCSSNGAVYRCQLCVRKFATKHAIKLHLSKSHGKSPEDHLLYVCELEKH